GTCAGCGATCGGGGGTCCAGCCTGGCAGCGATCAGTGCTTCGCGGACCGCCTCGACGGCGGTCGCCACCTCGTCGGCGTCGTGATCGCCGACGGGCACGGCCTCCGCCCCCACGATGCCCGCCTCGCCCTCCGCCCAGCCGGCCGCGGCCGTGCGCTCATAGGGCCTGCTCAGATCGACCTGCTGGACCGGCGGGGTCGCGGGCGTCGGGACCGTCGAGGAGACGTCCGCCTCCTCGGTCTGCTGCGCGGTGGCGGCGGGGGCGTCATCGAGCTCGTCGGCGTCCAGCATGGCGTCCAGCGCCGTCGGGCCGTAGAGCACGGCCCCCACCACGGCGGTCGTGACGGCCAGCAGTGTGACGACGATCTTCACGCCGTGTTTCGGCGGGCCGTGGTGCCCGCCCGCCGCCATCGGCGTCTCACCCCCCGACGGCTCGTCTGGCGCAGGCCTGCTCGGCTGTTCTGTCACGACGTCCCCCTCTGAAAAGATCAAGCGAATGTCCGCAAGATAACAGTCGAGACCGACGCTCTTGATCTTCAATGGCGGTGCCGGAATGGTGGCGACCGGGGGTTCGTCCCGACGCGCAGCGGCCCGGACGGCACGGCGTCGGCGCCTGGCGTGGAGGACCGCCTCAACAGGCTCGACTGCGCTCCGTAGACTTTTTCGGGTGACACAGACCCATGCCCGCCCGGAGTCGACCCTGCCCGCGAAGTGGAACCCCGCCGAGGTGGAGCCTCGACTGTACGAGCAGTGGGTAGAGCGCGGTTACTTCACGGCGGACCCGCACAGCGACCGGCCGCCCTTCTCGATCGTGATCCCGCCGCCCAACGTGACCGGCAGTCTCCATCTCGGCCACGCCTTCGAGCACACCCTGATGGACGTCCTGACGCGCAGGCGCCGGATGCAGGGTCACGAGGCACTCTGGCTGCCCGGCATGGATCATGCCAGCATCGCCGTCCACGCCTTGGTCGAGAAGCAGCTCCTCGCCGAGGGCACCAGCCGGCGCGAGCTGGGTCGAGAGGCCTTCGTCGAGCGGGTCTGGCAGTGGAAGGAACGACACGGCGGCGCCATCCTGGGACAGATGCGCAGGCTCGGCGACGGGGTCGACTGGAGTCGCGAGCGCTTCACCATGGACGAGGGGCTCAGCCGCGCCGTCCAGACGATCTTCAAGCGCCTCCACGACGAGGGGCTCGTCTACCGGGCGGAACGCCTGGTCAACTGGTCTCCCGAGCTGCGGTCGGTGCTCTCCGACGTCGAGGTGGAGCACAAGGAGGTCGACGGAGAACTCGTCTCCATGCGCTACGGCGACGGCGACGCCGCCATCGTGGTCGCCACGACCAGGGTCGAGACCATGCTGGGCGACACCGCCGTGGCCGTGCACCCCGACGACGAGCGGTACCGCCACCTCGTCGGCACCCTCATCACGCTGCCGATCACCGGCAGGCGCATCCCGGTCATCGCCGATGCGCACGTCGACCCCGAGTTCGGCACCGGCGCAGTGAAGGTCACCCCGGCGCACGACCCGAACGACTTCGAGATCGGCAGGCGTCACGACCTGCCGATGCTCTCCGTGATGGACGAGCAGGGCCGCATCACCGGGACGGACACCGAGTTCGACGGTCTGGACCGCTTCGCGGCCCGCAAGGCCGTCCGCGAGGCGCTGCGCGAGCAGGGCCGCATCGTGGCCGAGCAGCGGCCCTACCGGCACAGCGTCGGACACAGCTCGCGGTCCAAGGAGCCGATCGAGCCGAGGCTCTCGCTCCAGTGGTTCGTGAAGGTGGCGCCGCTGGCCGAGGCGGCAGGCGAGGCCGTCCGCTCCGGCGAGGTCGCCGTGCACCCGCCGGAGATGGCCAAGCGCTACTTCGACTGGGTCGACGACATGCACGACTGGTGCATCTCCCGGCAGCTCTGGTGGGGACACCGCATCCCCGTCTGGTACGGCCCCGACGGCGAGACCGTGTGCGTCGGCCCGGACGAGGAGCCGCCGAGCGGACCGGGCTGGCATCAGGACGAGGACGTCCTGGACACCTGGTTCTCCTCCGGCCTGTGGCCGTTCTCCACGATGGGCTGGCCGGAGAAGACCCCGGAGCTGGACCGTTTCTACCCGACGTCGGTCCTGGTCACCGGCTACGACATCCTCTTCTTCTGGGTCGTCCGGATGATGATGCTCGGCCTCTACGCGATGGACGGGACGCCCCCGTTTCGCACCATCGTGCTGCACGGCATGGTGCGTGACCAGCACGGCAAGAAGATGTCGAAGTCGGCGGGCAACACGGTGGACCCGCTGGACTGGCTCGAGCGGTTCGGCGCGGACGCCCTGCGCTTCACCCTCGCCAGGGGCGCGAATCCCGGCGTCGACGTCCCCGTCAGCGAGGAGTGGGTGGGCGCGTCCCGCAACTTCGGCACGAAGCTGTGGAACGCGACCCGGTACGCGCTGATCAACGGGGCCACGGTCGAGCGGCCGGTGCCGCCGCGCGAGGAGCTCACCGACGTCGACCGCTGGATCCTCGACTCGGCGGACCGACTCGTCGGCGAGGTGGACCAGCGGTTGGAGGACTTCCAGTTCGCCAAGTCCACCGAGGCGCTCTACCACTTCACCTGGGACGAGTTCTGCGACTGGTACGTCGAGCTGGCCAAGGTGCAGATCGCCGAGGGCGGCGAGCGTGCCGAGGCGACCAGAGCGGTCCTCGGCCACGTGCTCGACGTCCTGCTGCGGCTGCTGCACCCGGTGATGCCGTTCGTGACCGAGGTCCTGTGGCGGGAACTCACCGGCGGCGAGTCGCTGGTGGTCGCCGCCTGGCCGGTGCGCGCGGGCCACGAGCCCGACGACCGGGCCGCCCGCCGCGTCGACTCGCTGAAGCGGCTGGTCACCGAGATCCGTCGCTTCCGGGCCGATCAGGGGGTGAAGCCCAATCAGCCGGTGGTCGGCGCCGTGCGCGGCGCCTGCTGCGCGGACCTCTCCGATCACGTCCCGGCGATCCGCGCCCTGTCCCGGCTGGCCGAGCCCGGTGACGACTACTCGGTCACGGTGTCCTTCGAGGTCGGGCTGCCGACCGGTGAGGTGAAGATCGAGCTGGACACCTCCGGCACCGTCGACGTGGCCGCCGAACGCAGGCGGCTGGCCAAGGACCTGGCGGTGGCGGAGAAGGAACTGGCGGGCTGCGAGGGCAAGCTGGGCAATCCCGCGTTCATCGGCAAGGCGCCCGCCGAGGTGGTCGCCAAGATCACCGCGCGGCGGGACGCGGCGGTCGAGGAACGCGATCGGCTCACCGAGCGGCTCGCGGCCCTGCCCGCAGCGGTGGGGGAGCGAGCATGAGCAGCGCGGAGTCGGACGCCTTGCAGCCGTTGCGGGAGGTCGAGGAGGAACTCGACACCCGCTGGCAGGAGTCGACGGTCGCGCCGTCGCTGGATCGGATCGCCGTCCTCACCGACCTGCTCGGCTCTCCCCAGCACGCCTACCCCGTCGTGCACGTCGGCGGCACCAACGGCAAGACCTCCACGGTGCGGATGATCGACGCGCTGCTGGGGCGGATCGGGCTGCGCACCGGTCGCTTCACCAGCCCGCACCTTCAGTCGGTGACCGAGCGGATCGCCGTGGACGGCACGCCGATCTCCCCGGAACGCTATGTCGAGGTCTACCGCGACATCGAGCCCTACGTGTCGATGGTCGACGGCCGAGGCGACATCAGGATGACGAAGTTCGAGGTGCTCGCGGGCATGGCGTTCGCGGCCTTCGCCGACGCGCCCGTCGAGGCGGCCGTGATCGAGGTCGGCCTCGGCGGCGGCTGGGACGCCACCAACGTCGTCAACGGCAGGGTGAGCGTGGTGACCCCGATCGCGCTGGACCACGTCGAGTACCTCGGCAGCGACATCCTGGGCATCGCCAAGGAGAAGGCGGGCATCATCAAGCCCGACTCGACGGCGGTGCTGGCCGCGCAGGCCCCCGAGGTCACCCGAGTGCTGTTGGAGCACTGCATCGAGGTGGGCGCGACCGTCGCGAGGGAGGACGCGGAGTTCGGCGTCCTGGAGCGGTCCGTCGCCGTCGGCGGCCAGCTGCTGCGGCTGCAAGGCCTCGGCGGGGTGTATGAGGACGTCTTCCTCCCGCTGCACGGCGCCCACCAGGCGCGTAACGCGGCGATAGCCCTCGCCTCGGTGGAGGCGTTCTTCGGTGCGGGTCAGGATCGGATGCTCGACGTCGAGGTCATCCGGGAGGGGTTCGCCGAAGTGCACAGCCCCGGCAGGCTCGAACCGGTCCGGTCCGCGCCGACCGTCCTCGTCGACGCGGCGCACAATCCACACGGCGCCACGGCGCTGCGCGAGGCCATCGCCGCCGAGTTCGCCTTCGACCGGCTGGTGGGCGTGGTGAGCGTGCTCGGCGACAAGGACGCCGCCGGAATCCTCACCGAGCTGGGGCCGGTCGTCGATCACTTCGTCGTCACCCAGAACTCGTCCCCGAGGGCGCTGTCCGCCGAGGCACTGGGTGAGCTGGCGGTCAGCCTCTTCGGTGAGTCGCGGGTGACGGTGACCCCGGCGCTGGGGGAGGCCCTGGAGACGGCCCTGCGGATGTCCGCCGAGACCGACGACCCCGACGAACCAGCCGCGGGCCGGGGCGTGGTCGCCACCGGATCCGTCGTGACCGCAGGAGAGGCCCGTGCCTTCTTCGGGAGGAAGCCGGAATGAGCGATGACGTGACCGGTCCCGATGCGGTGCAGGCAGGCACAGCGCAGCGGGCCGCAGGCGCGGCCGGGACCACCGAAGGCGCCGCCGAGCAGCCCGGGGCAGTGCCGCCGCCCGCCGTGGACCCCTGGAAGGGGCTGCGCGGTGTGCTGGCGGGGGCGCTGGTGCTGGAGGCGATCGTCGTCGCCCTCGCGTTGCTGGTCGTCGGCCGCCTCGGCGACGGGGCGGGCAGCCTCGGCTGGACCTTCGTCCTGGTGCTCGTCGTGCTCCTGCTCCTCGCCTCGGGCGTCCAGGGCCGCAGCTGGGGACTGACGGCGGCGCTCAGCCTCCAGGGCCTGCTGCTGGCCGCCGGGCTGGTCGAGCCGTTCCTACTGATCCCCGGGGTGCTGTTCGCCCTGGTGTGGGCGGCGCTGGTGTGGTTCAAGCTCGACGTCGCCCGCCGGATGGACGAGGGCAGGCTGCCCAGCCAGCAGCCGCCGCCGGACTGATGATGATCACCCGTCGGTACGTGACTAGGCTTTCAGACGAAACGGACGGCAGACCCGCCGTCACTCGACGCCGACCGTCCGGGTCGGCCGACGTCAAGGAGAGAGAGCGGCCGTGAGCGAGCGCACCCTGGTCCTGGTCAAGCCCGACGGCGTGGCACGGGGCCTCGTCGGCGAGGTCGTGTCCCGCATCGAGCGCAAGGGCCTGCGCCTTGCCGCACTCGAACTGCGAGTGGTCACCCGTGACCTCGCCGAGCAGCACTACGCCGAGCACGACGGCAAGCCGTTCTTCGGATCGCTGCTCGACTTCATCACCTCCGGCCCCGTGGTGGCCCTGGTCGTCGAGGGCCCGAGGGCGATCCCGGCGTTCCGGCAGCTTGCGGGCGGCACCGACCCGGTCGAGAAGGCCACCCCCGGCACGCTGCGCGGCGACCTCGCGCTGGAGACGGAGTCGAATCTGGTCCACGGCTCCGACTCGCCGGAGTCGGCCGAGCGCGAGATCAAGCTCTGGTTCCCGAACATCTGATCTCCGGGTCGATCGGCCCTGACCTCGGGGCCGATCGACCGTTCGTCATCGATGCCGCTCCACAGGCGGGTCGAGGCCCGTCGGCCGGCAGACCCTCTTCCGCCGTCGATCTCCGTTCGACCGGTCGTTCGGCCGTCGCGTCTCCTTCGCACAGGCCGAGAACCGTCGAATTCGGTTTCTTCTGTCGGAGTCGAGGCATACCCTTCACTCTCGTGACGATGAACGGCTTCCTGGTGCATGCGGAGGGCCTGACCAAGCGGTTCGGCGATTTCGAGGCCGTCAGGGGGATCGACGTGGCCGTGCGAGCCGGGGAGGCCTTCGGCTTCCTCGGTCCCAACGGCGCGGGCAAGTCCTCGACGATGCGGATGATCGCCTGTGTCTCCCCGCGCACCGGTGGCGAGCTGCGGGTGCTCGGCATGGACCCCGCCGTCGACGGCCCGAAGATCCGGGCCAGGCTCGGCGTCGTTCCCCAACAGGACAACCTCGACCTCGAACTGTCGGTCCGGGAGAACCTCCAGGTCTACGGCCGGTACTTCGGGCTCTCCCGCGCGGCCGTGCGGGAGAAGGCCGTGGAGCTGCTCGACTTCGCCCAGCTTGCCGACCGCGCCGCCGACAAGGTCGAACCGCTGTCCGGCGGGATGAAGCGCAGGCTCACGATCGCACGGTCGCTGGTCAACGATCCCGAGGTCCTGTTGTTGGACGAGCCGACGACCGGGCTTGATCCGCAGGCCAGACACGTGCTGTGGGATCGACTGTTCCGGCTGAAGCAGGCCGGGGTCACGCTCATCATCACCACGCACTACATGGACGAGGCCGAACAGCTCTGCGACCGGCTGGTGGTGATGGACGGCGGCCGGATCGCCGCCGAGGGCTCACCACGTGAGCTGATCAGGGACTACTGCACCCGGGAGGTCCTGGAACTGCGGTTCCCGCCCGGCGAGGTGCAGCAGTACGCCCCCCTGGTGGCCGACACCGCCGATCGCATCGAGGTGCTGCCCGACCGGGTGCTGCTCTACACCGCCGACGGCGAGGCGTCGCTGGCCGCCGTGCACCGGCGCGACGTGGAGCCGCTGTCGAGTCTGGTCCGCAGAAGCACGCTGGAGGACGTCTTCCTCCGGCTGACCGGACGAACGCTGGTGGACTGACGATGACGACGCGAACCTCGGACGCCGCACCGCCGACGGCCAGAGCCTCCACCGGCCGGGCATCGGGCTTCGTCCCCTCGGTCCTGCTGGTTCTGGAGGGCCAGTGGATCTGGTACCGGCTGAACTGGCGCGCCACGCTGATCTCCAGCGTGCTGCTGCCGGTGCTGTTCCTGGTGGCGATGGGCATGGGCATGGGAGCGCTCGTCGAGCCGAGCGAGGCCACCCGAGGCCTGGACTACCTGGTGTACCTGGCGCCAGCGATGCTCGTGGTGGGTGCCGTGCAGACCGCGGCGGGCGAGGCCACCTATCCCGTCCTGTCCGGCTTCAAGTGGCAGAAGAACTTCTGGGCGGTGACCGCGACGCCGATCAGCCCGGAGCAGATCGCCTGCGGGAAGCTGCTGTGGATCATGCTGCGCCTCACCTTCTCCGGCGTGGCCTTCCTCGCCGTCGCGGCCCTGCTCGGTGCCGTGGCCGGCGTAGGCGTGCTGCTCTCCCTGGTGTTCGCGGTGCTCACCGGGATGGCGCTGGCCGCCCCGGTCGTGGCGGTCGCCGCGAGGATGCAGGGCGAGGGCGACGGCTTCAACGCACTCTTCCGATTCATCGTGCTGCCGATGATGCTGTTCGCGGGCACCTTCTACCCAATCAGCAGGCTGCCGGAGCCGCTGCAGCCGATCGCCTGGGTCGCTCCGCTCTGGCATGGCACGGAGTTGGCCCGGGGTGCGGCGTTCGGCACGCTGGCCCCGCTGCCCACACTGGGCCACCTGACCTACCTGATCGGACTGTTCCTCGTCGGCACGGTGTTGTCCTGCCGGATGTTCCGCAAGCGGCTGGTGGTGTGAGGATGAGCGTCGAGCCGACGACGATCGAGCAGAGCGCACCGCCGCCCCGGCACGTCGCGGGGCCGCTGCTGCGGATCTTCCCGCCCGGCCTGTACGCGGGTCGGGCGAGCAGGCTGGTCGAGCGGTCCATGCTCGCCGGGCGGGGCGCCTGGCTGGCCATCCTGTCCGGCTTCTTCGAGCCGCTGTTCTACCTGCTCTCGCTCGGCGTCGCCTTCGGCGGGATGGTCGGGCAGCTCAGCGCTCCCGGCGGCGCCCCGATCGACTACGCCGCCTTCATCGCGCCCGGCCTGCTGGCCGTCTCGGCGATGAACGGCGCGGTGTACGACGCCACCTTCAACATCTTCTTCAAGCTCAAGCATGCGAAGCTCTACGACGCGGTGCTGGCCACCCCGATGGGGCCGCTCGACGTCGCGATCGCCGAGATCACCTGGGCGGTGCTGCGTGGCGGCGTCTACTCGGCGGGCTTCCTGTGCGTGATGCTGGGCATGGGCCTGATCACCTCGCCGTGGGCGCTCCTCGCACTGCCCGCCGCCGTGCTGGTCTCCTTCGCCTTCGCCGCGGTGGGGATGGCGGCGACCACCTTCATCCGCTCGACGCAGGACTTCGACTTCGTCCAGCTCGCCATCCTGCCGATGGCATTGTTCTCCACCACTTTCTTTCCGCTGGAGGTCTACCCGAGGGCCGCGCAGCTGCTGGTGCAGTGTCTGCCCCTGTTCCATGGTGTGGAGCTCATGCGGGGCCTGTCCACGGGTGCGGTGAGCTGGGGCCTGCTCGGGCATGTCGGGTACTTCGTGGTCATGGCCGGGATCGGCGTCGTCATCGCCACGCGGCGGCTGGAGCGCCTGCTGCTGAAGTAGCGCGGTCGTCGCGTGGCGGGGGCGCCCCCGGCGGCCGCGCTCGCGACGGCCTTCGTCCTGACGCCGATGTCCGTCCGCCGGTGTCCGTTCCCGCCGAATCCCCTCGGCCTGCGTCCGCTCGCCTGCGCCGGGCGGCTCCGCGCAGGCAGGCCCGCCGACTGCGCCTCCCGGCCTGCGGGAGCACGGCCGTTACCCTGTTCGCCGTGAGCGTCGAGTCCGTCTTCCCCCGGTTGGAACCGCTGCTGCCCAGGGTGTCCAAGCCCGTCCAGTACGTCGGCGGTGAACTGAACGCGACCGTCAAGGACTGGGACACCACCACCGTCCGCTGGGCGCTGATGTACCCCGACGCCTATGAGGTCGGACTCCCCAACCAGGGCGTCATGATCCTCTACGAGATCCTCAACGAGCAGCCGGACGTGCTCGCCGAACGGACCTACGCGGTGTGGCCGGATCTCGAGGCGTTGATGCGTGAGCACGACGTCCCGCAGTTCACCGTCGACGGACACCGACCGGTCGGCGCCTTCGACGTGCTCGGGGTCAGCTTTGCCACGGAACTGGGCTACACGAACCTCCTGACCGCGCTGGACCTCGCAGGCGTCCCGCTGCACGCGGTCGACCGCACCGAGGACCACCCGATCGTCGTGGGCGGCGGCCACGCGGCCTTCAATCCGGAGCCGATCGCCGACTTCCTGGACGCGGCGATCCTCGGTGACGGCGAAGAGGCCGTGCTGGAGGTCACCGACCTGATCCGTCGATGGAAGGCCGACGGCAGACCCGGCGGCCGGCCTGAACTGCTGACCAGGCTGGCCGAGACCGGCCAGGTCTACGTGCCGCAGTTCTACGAGGTCGACTACCTCGCCGACGGTGCCATCGACGAGGTGCGCCCCGTCGGCGACCGGGTTCCGGCGCGGATCGCCAAGCGCACGACCATGGATCTCGACGCCTGGCCGTACCCCAAACAGCCGCTGGTCCCTCTCGCGGAGAGCGTGCATGAGCGGATGAGCGTCGAGATCTTCCGCGGCTGCACCCGAGGCTGCCGGTTCTGTCAGGCAGGCATGATCACCCGTCCGGTGCGGGAACGCTCGGCCGAGGGCATCGGGGCGATGGTGCAGCGGGGACTCGAGGCCACCGGCTTCGAGGAGGTCGGCCTGTTGTCGTTGTCGAGCGCCGACCATTCCGAGATCGCCGAGGTGACCAAGGGGCTGGCCGACCGGTACGAGGGCACTAACACCGGCCTGTCGCTCCCGTCGACCAGGGTGGACGCCTTCAACGTCGACCTTGCCAACGAGCTGGCCCGCAACGGTAGACGCTCGGGCCTG
The Actinoalloteichus fjordicus DNA segment above includes these coding regions:
- a CDS encoding valine--tRNA ligase, which gives rise to MTQTHARPESTLPAKWNPAEVEPRLYEQWVERGYFTADPHSDRPPFSIVIPPPNVTGSLHLGHAFEHTLMDVLTRRRRMQGHEALWLPGMDHASIAVHALVEKQLLAEGTSRRELGREAFVERVWQWKERHGGAILGQMRRLGDGVDWSRERFTMDEGLSRAVQTIFKRLHDEGLVYRAERLVNWSPELRSVLSDVEVEHKEVDGELVSMRYGDGDAAIVVATTRVETMLGDTAVAVHPDDERYRHLVGTLITLPITGRRIPVIADAHVDPEFGTGAVKVTPAHDPNDFEIGRRHDLPMLSVMDEQGRITGTDTEFDGLDRFAARKAVREALREQGRIVAEQRPYRHSVGHSSRSKEPIEPRLSLQWFVKVAPLAEAAGEAVRSGEVAVHPPEMAKRYFDWVDDMHDWCISRQLWWGHRIPVWYGPDGETVCVGPDEEPPSGPGWHQDEDVLDTWFSSGLWPFSTMGWPEKTPELDRFYPTSVLVTGYDILFFWVVRMMMLGLYAMDGTPPFRTIVLHGMVRDQHGKKMSKSAGNTVDPLDWLERFGADALRFTLARGANPGVDVPVSEEWVGASRNFGTKLWNATRYALINGATVERPVPPREELTDVDRWILDSADRLVGEVDQRLEDFQFAKSTEALYHFTWDEFCDWYVELAKVQIAEGGERAEATRAVLGHVLDVLLRLLHPVMPFVTEVLWRELTGGESLVVAAWPVRAGHEPDDRAARRVDSLKRLVTEIRRFRADQGVKPNQPVVGAVRGACCADLSDHVPAIRALSRLAEPGDDYSVTVSFEVGLPTGEVKIELDTSGTVDVAAERRRLAKDLAVAEKELAGCEGKLGNPAFIGKAPAEVVAKITARRDAAVEERDRLTERLAALPAAVGERA
- the folC gene encoding bifunctional tetrahydrofolate synthase/dihydrofolate synthase, with product MSSAESDALQPLREVEEELDTRWQESTVAPSLDRIAVLTDLLGSPQHAYPVVHVGGTNGKTSTVRMIDALLGRIGLRTGRFTSPHLQSVTERIAVDGTPISPERYVEVYRDIEPYVSMVDGRGDIRMTKFEVLAGMAFAAFADAPVEAAVIEVGLGGGWDATNVVNGRVSVVTPIALDHVEYLGSDILGIAKEKAGIIKPDSTAVLAAQAPEVTRVLLEHCIEVGATVAREDAEFGVLERSVAVGGQLLRLQGLGGVYEDVFLPLHGAHQARNAAIALASVEAFFGAGQDRMLDVEVIREGFAEVHSPGRLEPVRSAPTVLVDAAHNPHGATALREAIAAEFAFDRLVGVVSVLGDKDAAGILTELGPVVDHFVVTQNSSPRALSAEALGELAVSLFGESRVTVTPALGEALETALRMSAETDDPDEPAAGRGVVATGSVVTAGEARAFFGRKPE
- a CDS encoding DUF4233 domain-containing protein, yielding MSDDVTGPDAVQAGTAQRAAGAAGTTEGAAEQPGAVPPPAVDPWKGLRGVLAGALVLEAIVVALALLVVGRLGDGAGSLGWTFVLVLVVLLLLASGVQGRSWGLTAALSLQGLLLAAGLVEPFLLIPGVLFALVWAALVWFKLDVARRMDEGRLPSQQPPPD
- the ndk gene encoding nucleoside-diphosphate kinase, translating into MSERTLVLVKPDGVARGLVGEVVSRIERKGLRLAALELRVVTRDLAEQHYAEHDGKPFFGSLLDFITSGPVVALVVEGPRAIPAFRQLAGGTDPVEKATPGTLRGDLALETESNLVHGSDSPESAEREIKLWFPNI
- a CDS encoding ABC transporter ATP-binding protein, translating into MNGFLVHAEGLTKRFGDFEAVRGIDVAVRAGEAFGFLGPNGAGKSSTMRMIACVSPRTGGELRVLGMDPAVDGPKIRARLGVVPQQDNLDLELSVRENLQVYGRYFGLSRAAVREKAVELLDFAQLADRAADKVEPLSGGMKRRLTIARSLVNDPEVLLLDEPTTGLDPQARHVLWDRLFRLKQAGVTLIITTHYMDEAEQLCDRLVVMDGGRIAAEGSPRELIRDYCTREVLELRFPPGEVQQYAPLVADTADRIEVLPDRVLLYTADGEASLAAVHRRDVEPLSSLVRRSTLEDVFLRLTGRTLVD
- a CDS encoding ABC transporter permease, with the protein product MTTRTSDAAPPTARASTGRASGFVPSVLLVLEGQWIWYRLNWRATLISSVLLPVLFLVAMGMGMGALVEPSEATRGLDYLVYLAPAMLVVGAVQTAAGEATYPVLSGFKWQKNFWAVTATPISPEQIACGKLLWIMLRLTFSGVAFLAVAALLGAVAGVGVLLSLVFAVLTGMALAAPVVAVAARMQGEGDGFNALFRFIVLPMMLFAGTFYPISRLPEPLQPIAWVAPLWHGTELARGAAFGTLAPLPTLGHLTYLIGLFLVGTVLSCRMFRKRLVV
- a CDS encoding ABC transporter permease; protein product: MSVEPTTIEQSAPPPRHVAGPLLRIFPPGLYAGRASRLVERSMLAGRGAWLAILSGFFEPLFYLLSLGVAFGGMVGQLSAPGGAPIDYAAFIAPGLLAVSAMNGAVYDATFNIFFKLKHAKLYDAVLATPMGPLDVAIAEITWAVLRGGVYSAGFLCVMLGMGLITSPWALLALPAAVLVSFAFAAVGMAATTFIRSTQDFDFVQLAILPMALFSTTFFPLEVYPRAAQLLVQCLPLFHGVELMRGLSTGAVSWGLLGHVGYFVVMAGIGVVIATRRLERLLLK
- a CDS encoding TIGR03960 family B12-binding radical SAM protein — translated: MSVESVFPRLEPLLPRVSKPVQYVGGELNATVKDWDTTTVRWALMYPDAYEVGLPNQGVMILYEILNEQPDVLAERTYAVWPDLEALMREHDVPQFTVDGHRPVGAFDVLGVSFATELGYTNLLTALDLAGVPLHAVDRTEDHPIVVGGGHAAFNPEPIADFLDAAILGDGEEAVLEVTDLIRRWKADGRPGGRPELLTRLAETGQVYVPQFYEVDYLADGAIDEVRPVGDRVPARIAKRTTMDLDAWPYPKQPLVPLAESVHERMSVEIFRGCTRGCRFCQAGMITRPVRERSAEGIGAMVQRGLEATGFEEVGLLSLSSADHSEIAEVTKGLADRYEGTNTGLSLPSTRVDAFNVDLANELARNGRRSGLTFAPEGGSERIRRVINKMVSEEDLIRTVTTAYANGWRQVKLYFMCGLPTETDEDVLQIARMAKEVIRAGRAASGNKDIRCTVSIGGFVPKPHTPFQWAAQFDPDTIDARLRRLRAAVNEDRSLGRSIGMRYHDGKPSLIEGLLSRGDRRIGRVIERVWRQGGRFDGWTEHFSYQRWLDACAAELPLLGVDIDWFTTRERTEHETLPWDHLDSGLEKEWLWADWRDALDEQEQEDCRWTPCFDCGVCPAMGTDIEIGPTGRTMLPISPVGQGSPVRNPSLSAGG